DNA sequence from the Rhodoligotrophos appendicifer genome:
GCCATCACACCTGCGCTGCCTATGACGACGAGGCGGCGCTTTCCCGCTTCGTCGACAGCGTCGACCGGGTGACCTTCGAATTCGAAAATGTGCCGCATTTCACTGTCGCTTTCCTCGCGTCGAAGGTGCCGGTCCTCCCGGGCGAACGCGCCCTGCGTCTCACCCAGGACCGTCTCGACGAGAAGCATTTCGTAAGCAGCCTCGGGCTCTCTGTCGCTCCCTTCGCCGCCGTCGATTCGGCCGCGGATCTCGGCGCAGCGCTTCGGGACATCGGCCGGCCGGCCATCCTGAAGACCCGCCGCTTCGGCTATGACGGCAAGGGGCAGATCGCCATACGTGGCGAGACAGATCCGGAGTCGGTCTGGTCTGAGATCGGGAATGCACCCTGCGTTCTCGAGGGATTCGTGCCCTTCGCGCTTGAGTGCTCCGTCATCGTGGCGCGGAGTGCCGCCGGACAGATCGCGCCCTACGAGATCGTCGAGAACCACCACGAGAACCACATCCTCAAAACCTCCACCGTACCGGCCCGCGTGTCGGCAGAGACGGCGAACGAGGCTGAACGCATTGGTCGGGTCATCGCAGAGGCCCTCGATTTCGTCGGCGTGCTGGCGGTGGAGCTGTTCGTCACCCGGCAAAACGGAAGAGAGGCGCTGATCGTCAATGAGATCGCACCACGGGTCCATAATTCCGGACACTGGACCCAGGATGGCTGCCTCGTGTCCCAGTTCGAACAACATATGCGCGCCGTGGCGGGATGGCCGCTTGGTTCCCCTCATCGCCACAGCGACGTGGTGATGACGAATCTGCTGGGCGTGGACGCAGATCTTTGGGAGCACTATGCCAGCGAGGCCGGGACTGCTCTGCATCTTTACGGCAAAAGCTCCGCCCGTGCAGGCCGGAAGATGGGACACATCAACAGATTAGGTCTGCCACGTCGCTAAATGACGATGTTGCGGTTGGCGGAGTGGACAGGCTGTTGGAGTTCTGCTAATCATCCGCGATCCGAAGCGGCGGAAGCGGCTTGCAGGGTATTTTGTTTCCTTGCTGACCCAAAATCGCTTCGTTCATCCATTCGTCAGGAATTACAAAGGCAGCACTCGTGCAAGTTCTCGTACGTGACAACAACGTCGAACAGGCTCTCAAAGCGCTCAAGAAGAAAATGCAGCGCGAGGGTGTATTCCGTGAGATGAAGCTGCGCAATCATTACGAGAAGCCGTCCGAGAAGCGCGCCCGCGAAAAAGCGGAAGCCGTGCGTCGCGCTCGCAAGCTCGCACGCAAGCGCGCCCAGCGCGAGGGCCTCATCCCGATGAAGCCGAAGCCGGTCCGCTAGAGGCTGCCAGGCCGCTCGGCTGCCGCAAGCTACGGACACGCCCTGTCCATACTGAACAAACCGATGCCCTTCGCATCGGTTTTGTCGTTTGAGGGTCGCCAAGTGCCCACAGCGGAAGCGTGCCTCACACGACAAGCGCCCGCTCCGCGTCAGGGCGTTCCAGCCGCTCCTCATCCCAGAGTAAAGTTCTCGTACGTCAACTCACGGACGACATGAAGGGATCGCTCGGGATAGGGCACCTCGATTCCCACCGCCGCCAATTGAGCATGGGCTTCAGACTTGAGCGCCATGGCCACCGCACGATAGTCCTGGACTTGAGTGCAGAAGCGGAGCGCGAGAACGACCCTTCCATCCGGCCGTAGCCATGTGAACACCATGGGTGGCGGCATCTCTTGGACACGCAAATCCTGCAGCGCCATGTTCAAAAGGACGCCCAGGCCGAGATTCAGATCCGCTTGAGCCTCGACGCCGAAGCGCAACTCGATTCGATAGAGTTTCGGCAGCTGCAGCCCGAGGATGACGGCCAGCAGGAGTTCCGCCGATACCGGTCCGGGCCTGTCCAGCTCGCCGCTCCGCCTGAGCGCTGCAAAAGATACCGGCAAGGTCTCGCCCGGTGCCGCGGCCAGGAGCACACCGCGCCATCCGATCTGCAGCACCGTATGGGGCGCCAGCGCTGCCGACATGAGATCCGGTTGAAACCATTTGAGGGTCCAGAGGATGACTATGCTGAGCCCCTCACCCAGTCGTTGTCGAGACATGAGATTTCGAAGCCAGTCAGCGATTCGGCTATCCAGGCGCTGCGGCTGACCCAGTTCTGCGTCGAAGGCGAGCGGTGGCGCGGACGAGGACGTCGACCGCACTTGAGTGGTTTTACCGAAATTTTCCTTCAGTGGCATCAGCATGAGCACGACGCTCCCACCGGCACACGGATATACAATCCATAGTAGGTCCGCCGCCCATAGCACCACTTTTAGGAATATATGGTTGTATAATCAAATGATTCCCGTCGAGGCTGTGGAGATGCCGCCAAGCCTCAGACATGGAAAAGGCCGGATCCTTTCGGACCCGGCCCCGCACTCAAATCACTCAGGATGACCTGGCGTTACATCGCCTTGACGATCTGCTCGACCATTTTCTTGGCGTCGCCGAACAACATCATCGTGTTGTCCCGATAGAAGAGCGAGTTGTCGATGCCGGCATAGCCGGAGGAGAGGGAGCGCTTCACGAACATCACCGTGCCCGCCTTCCACACTTCGAGAACCGGCATGCCATAGATCGGAGAGGAGGGATCCTCCTTGGCCGAGGGATTGGTGACATCGTTGGCACCGATGACGAAGGCCACGTCGGCATTCGTGAATTCGGAATTGATATCCTCAAGCTCGAAGACCTCGTCATAGGGAACGTTCGCTTCCGCCAGCAGCACATTCATGTGCCCGGGCATCCGGCCCGCCACAGGGTGAATGGCGTAGCTGACCTCGACGCCGGCCTTCTTCAAGGAGTCGCCCATCTCGCGCAAGGCGTGCTGAGCCTGGGCGACCGCCATGCCATAGCCCGGCACGATGATGACCTTTGAGGCGTTCTTCAGCATGAAGGCTGCATCTTCCGCCGAACCCTGCTTCACCGGCCGCTGTTCGCCGCCTGCGGCTCCACCGGCTGCGGCAGTCTCCCCACCGAAACCACCGAGGATCACGTTGAAGAAGGAGCGATTCATCCCCTTGCACATGATGTAAGAGAGGATGGCGCCGGAGGATCCCACCAAGGCGCCGGTGATGATGAGGGCCGTGTTGCCGAGGGTGAAGCCGATGCCGGCGGCCGCCCAGCCGGAATAAGAGTTCAGCATCGAGATCACCACCGGCATGTCGGCGCCGCCGATGGGAATGATGATCAGAACACCCAGCACCAGAGCCAGGATGGTCAGCAGCCAGAACAGGGTGTGGCTTCCGGTTGCGGCGAAGGCGATGAGCAGCACGACAAGCAGGATGCCGAGGCCCAGATTGACCATATGCTGGCCAGGGAATGAAACCGGTGCCCCGGAGACCAGTCCCTGCAGCTTCGTGAAAGCGATGATCGATCCGGTAAAGGTGATCGCCCCGATCGCTGCCCCCAATGACATCTCCACGAGGCTCGCCATATGGACGTGATCATGGGTGCCGATCCCGAAGGCCGCGGGGGCATAGAGAGCCGCAGCGGCGACCAAAACAGCCGCAAGACCGACCAGCGAATGAAAACCGGCGACCAGTTGGGGCATGGCCGTCATGGGGATGCGGCGCGCGATCACCGCGCCGATACCCCCGCCGATGGCGATGCCGCCGATCACCATGGCCCAGGTGCCGAATTCCCGCGGGGGCGCATAGGCCAGCGTGGTGACGATGGCAATCGCCATGCCCACCATGCCGTAGAGATTGCCGCGGCGTGAGCTTTCCGGGTGAGACAGGCCGCGCAGGGCCATGATGAACAGCACGCCGGAGACGAGGTAGAGGGTCGCTACGATGTTGACCGACATTGCGCTTCCCTCAACCCTTGCGGCGATACATGGCCAGCATCCGCTGGGTGACGAGGAAGCCGCCGAAGATGTTCACGGAGGCCAGGATGAGAGCGCCGAAACCGAGCCACTGGGATGCAGCGCTCGCCTCCGCGATGGTGGGCATCGCGCCGCCCGCCACGGCAATCAGGGCCCCCACCACGATCACCGAGGAGATGGCGTTGGTCACCGACATCAGTGGGGTGTGAAGGGCCGGAGTGACGCTCCAGACCACGAAATAGCCGACGAAGATGGCCAGCACGAAGATGGACAGGCGAAACACGAAGGGATCGATGCCGACCGCCGCGCCGATGGCCTCGATGCCGCCACCCGCCAGACGGGCCGCATCGGCAAAGGCTTGAGCCTGGTCGGCCGAATCGAGAGCACGCGCCGCGGCCTCTCGCGCCGCATCGGCCGCTTGTTGGGCGGTTAGGCCTTCCATTGGTCGTCCCCCCTGATCAGCTCAAAAGTGCCGGATGGACCAACTGTCCATCACGGGTGAGCGCCGTTCCCTTAATGATGTCGTCATTCCAATCGATCGCAAGCACCCCATCCTTGACGATCACGTCGAGGAAGTTCAGCAGGTTCTTGGCATAAAGGGGTGATGCGTTCCCGGCGATGCGGCCGGCAAGATTGAGGTGCCCCATGATGGTGACGCCGTTGTGGTTCACGACTTCCCCGGGTTTCGCCAGCTCGACGTTGCCCCCTCGCTCGGCCGCCAGATCGACGATGATGGAGCCGGGCTTCATGCTCTCCACCATGGCGGCCGTGATGAGGCGCGGTGCCGGGCGGCCAGGAATGAGGGCGGTTGTGATGACGATGTCCTGAGTCTTCACGTGTTCGGCCACGAGCGCCTCCTGCCGGCGCTTGTAGTCCTCGCTCATCTCCTTGGCGTAACCGCCCTTCGTCTCCAAATCCTCGCCGTCGGCTTCGACCATCACGAATTTCGCACCCAGGCTCTGCACCTGCTCGGCCGCAGCGCGACGCACGTCCGTCGCCGTGACCACCGCACCCAGCCGGCGCGCGGTCGCGATCGCTTGCAGACCGGCAACGCCGGCCCCCATGATGAAGGCGCGGGCGGCGGGAACGGTCCCGGCCGCCGTCATCATCATCGGCAACGCCCGACCGAAGGCTGCGGCGGCATCGACGACCGCCTTGTAGCCGGCAAGGTTCGCCTGGGACGACAGCACGTCCATCGACTGGGCCCGGGTGATGCGGGGCATCAGCTCCATGGCGAAGGCTATTGTATTCTGCCTCGCGAGTGCATCGAGTTCCTCGCGAGCGCCATAGGGATCGAGCTGGCCGACCACCACGGCTCCAGATTTGAGACTGGGAACGAGGTCTGGTGGCGGACGACGGACGGCGAGAACAATGTCGGCATCCTGCACCGCCTCGGCATTGCTGCCGGCAATCCTGGCCCCTGCAGCCTCATAGGCCGCATCGGAAAAAAAGGACCCTGCTCCGGCGCCGGTCACGATGACGACGTCCAGCCCCTTCTTCACGAGCGCCTTTACGGAGTCTGGAACCGCCGCGACGCGGGTCTCACCGGAGGCACCTTCGGCCAGGACCGCGAGCTTCATGTCAGGCTGCAACCTTCATCAAGGTGACGGCGACGAACAATGCCAAAATGATCAGAGAGACCGTCCAGCGACCGCTGCCCGTCCGGGAGTCGACCACAAGGCCCACCGTCCCGAAGATGAGGCCGAGGAAGCCGTATACTGTCGCCGAGGTCCCACTGCCGAAAGCGAACATCGTCAACGCGACCAGCACGAAGATCGTGCTTAACATGAGCGCCGCCGCGCCCTTCAGTACAGCATGATAGGTCTGCACATGCGACTGCATATCGACCTGAGGGGCCGTATCGTCTGCCATATCTCTTGATCCCCAAATTTGGCGGTCAAACGAATTGATTTCGGCTTAGCCCATTGAGGCGAGCGCCGCAAGGCGATGCGTGTCGCTGGAGGGCGATTCGGAGGCTTATTTTGGGGCGATTATGCCTGCTCTGTGCAGGGCTGCCGACTGACGCTTCTCCACTTCGGCGATGGAGAAGTTTTCAATCGCGTCATTGAAGAGGCGAAAGAAGTTCATTTCCGCCTGGAGATGGATCAGGACCGACCCCAGGCCAATGGCAGCGCGATCCATGAAGACGAACTCCCTCGGCACCTTGATCGGCCCACGCTCCTTCAGCGTCCGATGCACCGTGAAGGCTTCCTTGCGGCCATAGAGCCCGGGAGGCACGCCCTCCGCGATGGGCCGCACGCGATCGTCGAGCAGCGGTCCATAAATGAACCGGGCCCAGATGTTCAGCGCCTCGATCAACTCCTTGGAGAGGCCGCGGAACCCCCAGGTCTCGTAGGCCGACACGATGCGTGCCTGATCATCATGCAGAAGCCCGTGATAGAGATCGACCACGCCGCCGACAAACCGGGCCTCAAAGATGCGGATGCACCCATAGTCCAGGAGATTGAGGCCAACGGGCTTGCCGGCCTCGTCCATCATGGCGCTGTAGTTTCCCAGATGGGGGTCGCCATGGATGGCGCCGAAGCGGCAGAAGGGAAGCCACCAAGCATTGAACAGATGCCGCCCCAGAAGATTGCGGGTCTCGAGGCTGTCATCCTTGAAGTCCAGCATCGGCCGGCCCTCGAGCCAGCTCATAGTCAGAAGCCGATGGGTCGATAATTCCGCGTGAACCTTGGGGACCCTGATGGTGCTGATGCTCGACAGCATCTCACCATAGAAGGCGATATTGCGGGCTTCACGACCGTAGTCGAGCTCCTCCCGCAATCTTGCGGCGATCTCTTGGCCGATCTCGCTCGTGTCGATGGCCGGGTCCATCCGACGATGAATGGCGAAAATCAACTTGAGCTGCTGAAGATCCGCCTCCACGGCCGATTGCATCTCCGGATATTGCAGCTTGCAAGCGACCTGTTCGCCCGCATGCGTCCTTGCCCGATGGACCTGGCCCAGAGAGGCCGCGGCCGCCGCCTCATGGTCAAAACTTGCGAATTTTTGTTGCCAGTCGGCCCCCAACTCCGCGGCCATGCGGCGGCGGACGAAGGGCCATCCCATAGGCGGGGCATTCGACTGCAACTGGGCAAGCTCGGCTGCATATTCCGCCGGCAAGGCATCCGGAATCGTCGAGATCAGCTGGGCCACCTTCATCAGCGGTCCACGCAGATTTCCCAGAGCCTCTCGAAAGAGGCGCGCATTGTCGCCGTTGTTCTGGCCACGGCCGAAGAGCTGTACCTTGGCGAGGCGTGCGGCCACCGAGCCTACGCCCGTGCCGACACGGGCGTAGCGCAGCATGCGGCCGGACAGTCGATTGGCTTCCTCGTCCTGATTACTCACGAAGCACCCCAAACGCCTCTGACCGGCTGATCGTCCGCCCTCATCATCCGGGAGAGCTCGCCTGATCAGCGATCTCGAGCTCGTCGATGAGCCTCTCGATCATGGACAAGCCCTTGTTCCAGAACGCCGGATCGGAAGCATCAAGGCCAAACGGACGGAGAAGTTCGGTGTGATGCTTCGATCCACCCGCCTTCAACATCTCGAAGTATTTTTCAACGAACCCCTCATGCGCCTCCTCATAAAGGGCATAGAGCGAATTCACCAGGCAATCGCCGAAGGCGTAAGCGTAGACATAGAAGGGTGAGTGGATGAAGTGCGGGATGTAGGTCCAGAAGGCCGCATAATCATCCGTGAAGGCAATGGCAGGCCCGAGGCTTTCCGACTGAATCTCCATCCAGATCTCGCCCAGCCGCTGCGCTGTCAGTTCGCCCTGTTGCCGCTCCGCATGAAGCCGGCGCTCGAAGGTGTAGAAGGCGATCTGCCTGACCACCGTGTTGAGCATGTCCTCGACCTTGGAGGCCAGCAACGCCTTGCGCCGCTTGGGATCCTGCGTTTCCGCCAGGATTTTCCGGAATGTCAGCATTTCGCCGAAGACGCTCGCGGTCTCTGCGAGGGTCAACGGCGTCTGCGACAATAACAGGCCCTGGCGCGCGGCGAGGACCTGGTGGACCCCATGTCCAAGTTCATGGGCGAGGGTCATGACATCGCGAAGCTTGCCCTGGTAGTTCAGCAGGACATAGGGGTGGACGCTGGGCACCGTCGAATGCGCGAAGGCGCCGGAGGTCTTGCCGGGACGCACCGGCGCATCGATCCAGGACTTGTCAAAAAACTGCCGGGCCGTGTCCGCCATGGCCGGGGCAAATTCCCCATAGGCCGACAGAACCGTCTCACGGGCCTCGTCCCAGGCGACGACACGGTTGTCCTGGTCCGGCAACGGCGCATTGCGGTCCCAAAAATTCAGGCGCTCGACGCCCATCCATTTGGCCTTCATCGCATAGTAGCGATGCGACAGACGGGGATAGGCTTCGTGCACGGAGGAGACGAGGGCCTCGACGACCTCCGGCTCGACACTGTTGGAGAGATGCCGACTGTCGGCGATATCCTGGAATTTCCGCCACCGGTTGCCGATTTCCAGATTCTTGGACAGCGTGTTGGTGATCAGCGTGAACAGCCGCAGATTCGCCTTGAAGGTCTTCGCCAAAGCATCCGCGCCGGCCTTGCGCTTAGCGGCGTCGGGGCTCGAGAGGAGATTCAGGGTCGGCTCAAGCCGCAGTTCCTCACCGCCAACCTCGAAGGTGAGGCTCGCCAGGGTCTCGTCAAACAGCCGCTTCCACGCCGAAGGACCCGTCTGGTCGATCTCATGCAGCAGGGTCTCCGACTCATCGCTCAGCTGATGCGGCAACCATTTGCGCGTTTCGTGAATCCAGGAGGCGTAGTGGGCCAGTTGCGCGTCTTTCAACGCATCTTCAATTACGGCGTCGGGGATGTGATTGAACTCAAGCGTAAAGAAGATGATGTCGGTCGTGATCTCGGTGAGACGATCGCCGGTATCGCCGTAGAATTTGGCCCGTTGCGGATCGGTCGTATCTCCGACGTAGTAGAGTGAGGCGTAGGAGGAGATTCGGCCGACAAGCTCGCACAGCTGCTCATAGGCGCGAACGGCTTTTGCCAGAAAAGCACCGCCCTCAGCACCGTCGGCAAGCTTGCCGCGATATTCTTCGGCGAGTGACCGCGATTCTGCAGCGGCCCGATCGAGGTCGGCCGCTAGTTCGGGAGACTCGGGGGATGAATAGAGATCATCCAGATTCCACTCTGGCAGTGCTCCAAACTGGGTGCTTTCCGAAGATTTCGAGCCGTCCATGTGAAAATACCTTTCGAATGTGTAAATCATTTAACGTGGCGGACCCCGTGCGTCAGCCTAATATCAGCGCCATATGTGACCTCTCACGCGGGGACGCAACCACTTCGGTAATCACGACGCAGGACTCCCGGCCTACGAATTTGATAAATGATGGGCTTTAAGGCTTTTTTTGTTGTTCACATCGACAATCACTAACATCGGCGTCTTGCTGTTCGGGCGCTCAATAGTTTCCCGAAGGCACAGATCTGGCGGGCACCTTTGAGGGTGTGCGATTCTAACAGGGCAAAAAAACGGCACCAATGAGTGTCGCGGAAAGAACATGACCATGGCGCAGGCAGTTTTAGTTGTCGACGACGATCCAGTGCAGCAGCGGATCCTCCAGGAGATGATCCGCAGGTTCGGTTACGAGACTTTCACGGCCCAGGGCGGACGTGAGGCGCTCGATTTTCTCGCCGGACCGAAAGGTAAGGAGGTCGGTCTCATCGTTCTCGATCTTGTGATGCCGGATATCGACGGCATGGAGGTGCTGGGCTATCTCGGATCGCACCGAAAGGATGTCGCGGTCGTCATCCAGACCTCCCACGGGTCGATCGAAACGGTCGTCAAATCGATGCGCGCCGGAGCCGACGACTTCGTGGTCAAGCCGGTCAACCCTGAGCGCCTCAAGGTCTCGATCCAGAACCTGCTGAAGGTCAGCGCGCTGACCGAAGAGGTCAAGCGCCTGAACGCCAAGGCGACCGGCGCCCTCACCTTTGACGGGTTGATCGCCGCCAGCGCGGGGATGGCCAATGTCTCGCGTCTCGGCCGGCGCGCAGCGGCCTCCAACATCCCCATCCTGATCGAGGGCGAGAGCGGGGTCGGCAAGGAGATGATCGCCCGCGCCATCCAGGGAGAAAGCGACCGAAGGGGCAAGCCTTTCGTCACGGTCAATTGCGGTGCCATCCCCGAGAACCTGGTGGAGAGCATCCTGTTCGGTCACGAAAAAGGTGCCTTTACCGGCGCCGTACAGAAGCATCCGGGAAAGTTTCTGGAGGCCAATGGTGGCACATTGTTCCTGGACGAGGTGGGCGAACTTCCCTCGGACATCCAGGTGAAGCTGCTGCGCGCCATTCAGGAGGGCGAGATTGATCCCGTCGGCGCGCGGAAGCCGGTCAAGGTCAACATCCGTCTGATCTCCGCCACCAATCGCGACATGATCGAAATGGTGAAGCGCGGTACGTTCCGGGAAGACCTCTATTACCGACTGAACGTGTTCCCCATCATGGTGCCGCCGCTGCGCGACCGGTTGGAAGACATCCCGCCGTTGGTGGATCACTTTATTGTGCGCTTCGCCGCGGAGGAGGGACGCAAGATTCGAGGCATCGCTCCTAACGCTTTAGCAATGCTCCAGGCTTATTCCTGGCCTGGTAACGTACGCCAGCTTGAGAACACTGTCTTCCGAGCCATCGTGCTTTGCGAGACCGACCGGCTCGAGATCGACGACTTTCCGCAGATCGCTGCGCAAGTCGACGGTTACGAACCGCGGATCCCATCCGTGCCGTCTGCGGCGACCCCGGGGAAACCGGAAATCGCAGCCGCTGCTGGACAGGACGGCGGGAACGTTCCGCCGGGTCAAGTTGTTGGAGGACATGTGGCTCTTGGCATCTCGGCGGTGACCTCTGGTGGTCATATTCGAAAGCTTGAAGAGGTCGAAGCCGACATGATCCGGCTGGCAATGGAACGTTATCGGGGCCAGATGTCAGAAGTGGCTAGAAAGCTTGGAATTGGACGGTCGACACTTTACCGAAAGGTCCGCGATTTGGGCCTTGAGGCGAAAATGTAACAGTCATTTTGTTTCACGGGAGCGGAGGTTCGGGCGCTTGCTCAGGCAGTTATCCGAGACTAGCGTCTGCCGCAATCAGGGTACCGGAGGGTGATGTGAAGAAGGCTGGCGTGAGGCTTGGAGTGCTGGCGTGTACTATGCTCGTGGCATTGCCCATAGCGGAAGCTTCCGCAGAAATCACCGGACGGAGCCAAAACTTTACCGCCCGGAACTTTTTCGAGCGCCTGTTCAACATTGATACGCCGCCGCCCCAGGACAACTTTTTCAGCGAGCCGGGCGCCCAGGGGCCTGCCCAGCGTTACCGCCAGCAACAGCAGCGGACACGAAACGTGGTCCAGCCGCGGCGTGAAGACAATGTCGATCCGGAGGGTGATCCCGAACCTGCCGTCCGCGTCGCGCCCGACATCGCGTTCTATGTTCCCGCGCCGCTGGTTCCCCTGACCGACCAGGCCCTCACGGGTGACGACATTACGGACCCCGTATCAGCGGCAATCCTAGCCGGACTGCGGGACGGTGTGGCCCCTGCCCTGCGTGTTCCCGCTGATGCGAAGCCCGCCATCCTCGCCTTCTACAAGGATCGCGACTTCATACCGGCCTGGACGGGGGTCTCCGGTCTGAACGGTCGGGCCGCCACCATGCTCAAGACGCTCGCTGCGGCGGAT
Encoded proteins:
- a CDS encoding 5-(carboxyamino)imidazole ribonucleotide synthase, with protein sequence MTPPPLAPGGTIGILGGGQLGRMLALAAAELGLRSHVYCPDPDSPAFDVTRHHTCAAYDDEAALSRFVDSVDRVTFEFENVPHFTVAFLASKVPVLPGERALRLTQDRLDEKHFVSSLGLSVAPFAAVDSAADLGAALRDIGRPAILKTRRFGYDGKGQIAIRGETDPESVWSEIGNAPCVLEGFVPFALECSVIVARSAAGQIAPYEIVENHHENHILKTSTVPARVSAETANEAERIGRVIAEALDFVGVLAVELFVTRQNGREALIVNEIAPRVHNSGHWTQDGCLVSQFEQHMRAVAGWPLGSPHRHSDVVMTNLLGVDADLWEHYASEAGTALHLYGKSSARAGRKMGHINRLGLPRR
- a CDS encoding M3 family oligoendopeptidase, which codes for MDGSKSSESTQFGALPEWNLDDLYSSPESPELAADLDRAAAESRSLAEEYRGKLADGAEGGAFLAKAVRAYEQLCELVGRISSYASLYYVGDTTDPQRAKFYGDTGDRLTEITTDIIFFTLEFNHIPDAVIEDALKDAQLAHYASWIHETRKWLPHQLSDESETLLHEIDQTGPSAWKRLFDETLASLTFEVGGEELRLEPTLNLLSSPDAAKRKAGADALAKTFKANLRLFTLITNTLSKNLEIGNRWRKFQDIADSRHLSNSVEPEVVEALVSSVHEAYPRLSHRYYAMKAKWMGVERLNFWDRNAPLPDQDNRVVAWDEARETVLSAYGEFAPAMADTARQFFDKSWIDAPVRPGKTSGAFAHSTVPSVHPYVLLNYQGKLRDVMTLAHELGHGVHQVLAARQGLLLSQTPLTLAETASVFGEMLTFRKILAETQDPKRRKALLASKVEDMLNTVVRQIAFYTFERRLHAERQQGELTAQRLGEIWMEIQSESLGPAIAFTDDYAAFWTYIPHFIHSPFYVYAYAFGDCLVNSLYALYEEAHEGFVEKYFEMLKAGGSKHHTELLRPFGLDASDPAFWNKGLSMIERLIDELEIADQASSPG
- a CDS encoding Re/Si-specific NAD(P)(+) transhydrogenase subunit alpha, which translates into the protein MKLAVLAEGASGETRVAAVPDSVKALVKKGLDVVIVTGAGAGSFFSDAAYEAAGARIAGSNAEAVQDADIVLAVRRPPPDLVPSLKSGAVVVGQLDPYGAREELDALARQNTIAFAMELMPRITRAQSMDVLSSQANLAGYKAVVDAAAAFGRALPMMMTAAGTVPAARAFIMGAGVAGLQAIATARRLGAVVTATDVRRAAAEQVQSLGAKFVMVEADGEDLETKGGYAKEMSEDYKRRQEALVAEHVKTQDIVITTALIPGRPAPRLITAAMVESMKPGSIIVDLAAERGGNVELAKPGEVVNHNGVTIMGHLNLAGRIAGNASPLYAKNLLNFLDVIVKDGVLAIDWNDDIIKGTALTRDGQLVHPALLS
- the rpsU gene encoding 30S ribosomal protein S21, coding for MQVLVRDNNVEQALKALKKKMQREGVFREMKLRNHYEKPSEKRAREKAEAVRRARKLARKRAQREGLIPMKPKPVR
- a CDS encoding NAD(P)(+) transhydrogenase (Re/Si-specific) subunit beta, which produces MSVNIVATLYLVSGVLFIMALRGLSHPESSRRGNLYGMVGMAIAIVTTLAYAPPREFGTWAMVIGGIAIGGGIGAVIARRIPMTAMPQLVAGFHSLVGLAAVLVAAAALYAPAAFGIGTHDHVHMASLVEMSLGAAIGAITFTGSIIAFTKLQGLVSGAPVSFPGQHMVNLGLGILLVVLLIAFAATGSHTLFWLLTILALVLGVLIIIPIGGADMPVVISMLNSYSGWAAAGIGFTLGNTALIITGALVGSSGAILSYIMCKGMNRSFFNVILGGFGGETAAAGGAAGGEQRPVKQGSAEDAAFMLKNASKVIIVPGYGMAVAQAQHALREMGDSLKKAGVEVSYAIHPVAGRMPGHMNVLLAEANVPYDEVFELEDINSEFTNADVAFVIGANDVTNPSAKEDPSSPIYGMPVLEVWKAGTVMFVKRSLSSGYAGIDNSLFYRDNTMMLFGDAKKMVEQIVKAM
- a CDS encoding proton-translocating transhydrogenase family protein, coding for MEGLTAQQAADAAREAAARALDSADQAQAFADAARLAGGGIEAIGAAVGIDPFVFRLSIFVLAIFVGYFVVWSVTPALHTPLMSVTNAISSVIVVGALIAVAGGAMPTIAEASAASQWLGFGALILASVNIFGGFLVTQRMLAMYRRKG
- a CDS encoding ABC1 kinase family protein, with protein sequence MLRYARVGTGVGSVAARLAKVQLFGRGQNNGDNARLFREALGNLRGPLMKVAQLISTIPDALPAEYAAELAQLQSNAPPMGWPFVRRRMAAELGADWQQKFASFDHEAAAAASLGQVHRARTHAGEQVACKLQYPEMQSAVEADLQQLKLIFAIHRRMDPAIDTSEIGQEIAARLREELDYGREARNIAFYGEMLSSISTIRVPKVHAELSTHRLLTMSWLEGRPMLDFKDDSLETRNLLGRHLFNAWWLPFCRFGAIHGDPHLGNYSAMMDEAGKPVGLNLLDYGCIRIFEARFVGGVVDLYHGLLHDDQARIVSAYETWGFRGLSKELIEALNIWARFIYGPLLDDRVRPIAEGVPPGLYGRKEAFTVHRTLKERGPIKVPREFVFMDRAAIGLGSVLIHLQAEMNFFRLFNDAIENFSIAEVEKRQSAALHRAGIIAPK
- a CDS encoding sigma-54-dependent transcriptional regulator, with protein sequence MAQAVLVVDDDPVQQRILQEMIRRFGYETFTAQGGREALDFLAGPKGKEVGLIVLDLVMPDIDGMEVLGYLGSHRKDVAVVIQTSHGSIETVVKSMRAGADDFVVKPVNPERLKVSIQNLLKVSALTEEVKRLNAKATGALTFDGLIAASAGMANVSRLGRRAAASNIPILIEGESGVGKEMIARAIQGESDRRGKPFVTVNCGAIPENLVESILFGHEKGAFTGAVQKHPGKFLEANGGTLFLDEVGELPSDIQVKLLRAIQEGEIDPVGARKPVKVNIRLISATNRDMIEMVKRGTFREDLYYRLNVFPIMVPPLRDRLEDIPPLVDHFIVRFAAEEGRKIRGIAPNALAMLQAYSWPGNVRQLENTVFRAIVLCETDRLEIDDFPQIAAQVDGYEPRIPSVPSAATPGKPEIAAAAGQDGGNVPPGQVVGGHVALGISAVTSGGHIRKLEEVEADMIRLAMERYRGQMSEVARKLGIGRSTLYRKVRDLGLEAKM